Genomic DNA from Pungitius pungitius chromosome 12, fPunPun2.1, whole genome shotgun sequence:
aaaataaacaagCTGAGGAAAGTCACAGCACTTTGGGTTATTTCCAACTTCTAGAATAACCGAACTGACGGTgccagaaaaatgtaaatgctgtTCCTTAACGTAGCGGCGCTACATGCCCGAGTCTCAAGTTAATTCTCACTTCGCCAGGTGAAGAAAAGGAGATACACAAGCGCCTCGGCAGCCTGGAGGGTGGGTGAAGATTTAGACTTGGGCTTCTATTCAAATATGAAGGTGTCCTTGACATTTTCTGCACCGCGTTGCCTGCTCATCCTCGTCGCAGTTTCCCCGAGTTGCATATAGGGCAGCGCGCGACCCATTGACATTTACAATCTCATCTTGCGGAGAGTGTGATGGCATTCTATGAGGAGGAACCCCTCCACGTGTCCGGCATCTCTTCAGTGTTGCACCCGAACACGGAAAGCCATTTTGTCTCACTCATCCTTTTACACGGCTCCTTCTGAAAGCTCGGAAAATGCGTCCTCAGAAGCTCTGGCGAGGCCTTTTTAAGGAGACTAAATAGTAATGAGGTTTTATTACCTCACCCTCAAGATAGCCACAGAAGTAAAAGGTTCAAATCTGCCAATGCCATACCAACAAGGCTCAGGAAGGCAGCCAAGAACAGTCTGGCACTTAACTCCACCGCAGTGGTCATAAGAGGACAAGgtgaaatgagggggggggggggggggggaagcacagcCCATATAGTAACAGCCAAGCATGGTATGATTGTGAGTGTGGAGGGCGTTCTAGGGGGTGACGCCTTAAAGTGAAAATACAAACTAATACATGACCGAAGCTCAAGGCCTTTAAAAGCAAAGGGTCCCAAAAATGGAATCTAGTGGAATGAAACTGGTTCTTTTCTCTGTATGGAGGAGACAAGACTCCTTCAATTTATTGAAAATGAGAAGTAACACatggttttacaaattccaaTTGGATGCAATGAGGAAACTTAAATGATTCACTGTGCGGATTTAGCCTCTGCATCCCTTGGGCTCCCAATAGAAGCTCCTTGCGGGGCTGTGCGGATCAACTGATCTTTGTGCTTTTGCTCCAGCAGATGGGATCTTTAGAAATCAGGGCCTTCCTTCTTCAGCTTGCTGTAGTCCAGGTTGATTGCATAgaactaaaaatacaaatgcaaatCTTAGGTCAAGAACAAGCAGTTAAGATAAAAATTCAATGTCAAAAAAATGAGTCAATGTGATAAGTTTGTTTTGGGATGTGTTTTACAACATAATTCCATACTTACCCTAAAGGTTACATAACCAGTTTAAACGGCAATAAAAACTTCTTTTAATGAAGTTAAATATATCAGCATTCTCCTCCGACTACCTTTGTAGTAATCAAGTGAGCGTAATTAATCACCTTATCAGATTAGCTTCTACAAGTCAAAGTTAACCAGATTATGTCTTTAGGCATAACACAATGACTAAACCACGGATCAGCCACAGCTCTGGCAAACAGCCACAACATGATCCCTCAAAATAATCACCTTCAGCACTGAAAATAAACTGCAAGAAAGGGTTGTTAGTAAGCCTTCCTAAGAGGAGACGGAGGCACACCTTGTACTGATCGGTTGGGGCCATCTTGTTCCAGGGCTCTGGGTTGTTCTTGCGATCCCAGCTGGAGAGGAGAATCAGGTTCACATTGTGAAAGATTAATCAAGAGTAACTTGACACTTAGAatttgtgggcgagtaataacacctttttccccccccacttCTATCCGTCCAGCCATTGAAGAATAATAATACACGAAACGTGTCACAATTGAAATCCTCACCTCACATCCGGGTTTCTGATGGCCAGACGAGCCAGGTACATCATGGACATGGCTGCCCCTCCAccgatgaagaagaaaagggggatCAGCTGTAGGAAGAGAGGAATATTAAAAAGGGACCAGCATCAAGGCTAAATGTCACAGTTCAAGAAGAGTAAACACCGAGTCAGCTGACAGCTTGTATAGACAGCAAACATGTCCTTGGGCGAGtgtcttttttaatttgatcgTTATTTTATAAAAGATGAACTTGGATTGATTCACTATGCCTTTAGTATTGACACAATATATTAAGATCCAGCAGTTTAAACTTAACTGCGTTATCAACTTGTAACCGAAACTATTTAAGTTACTGCTTCTTAACTTAGTGAACATAATGAAGTCCAATACTAAATTGTACGTCAATCCTTTGTGTGGTTTGAATGTGAAATTCCAGTGAGAGTAGACCTAACGTTAGTTAGAAATGCTACTTGCTAACGCTACCTAGCCAGCTAGCTCGCTATAAGTAGCATCTCGGGCTATTTCCAGCACGGAGGACCCTCTCCGTGGCTAACAATCGCTTGCTATCGACTTTTGGCTGACGCCTTGACCTGATTTGACTCAAACACGTTCAAAGTCTTGTCACTTGCTACACAACGAGACTCTCCATTACTCCACCGTAGTTACagaagtacattttaaaaagtgaagtTTCATCTAACGTTGATATTTAACATAACTTCTGAAAGTCAGTGCGGTCAAAGACCAACGGGCTATGGCTAGTTAAGCTAGTTTAGCTAAACCAGGTTAGCAGCACGACTTCGCAGACGACGGTGACGGAAGTTTGAACCAAAGCATTCCAGCGCGGATCCTCATTGTAGGTCACTGTGTTGTACTTACAGCCGGGTGGCTCTTGAGCTGTCTGCGCATTACGGCCAGCATTGTCCCGTCAGTGAAGGTTGTACAGATGTGAAAGGGGTTACGGCCGCACTTGCCAAAACGCTGCGAAATTAAATCTGCCAAATCGGGCGGAACGCCGAGTGATGAAGGCACGAGAGTAGGATGCTACTGATAGTGCCTGACCAATATTATGTAAAAACACACCATTAGTAATAGTTATGGGCACCGCGGAGATCATTTATGTCGCACTAAATGCaacaaatacatatacattttgTTGGGTTTTATCAATTTTCTGCTCTGCCACATCAGCTTTTATTTCcacgttgcattttattctggCAAAAAACACATATTAAATGTTTATCATGTTAATGCCGCATTCACTCAATATAGCTAGATTCGATATAgttctttattcctttttttatttgtaatgaatAATGTGTATTTATTCGTGTTGTGACTACGTTTGATCATGTTTTGTACTATCCCTACCttgtgcatttttttaattgattgaaaTGCCAGCATTTCGTGAACAAAGGAATAACCGGGTGGTGGTCTATTGCGTCACTGTGAGGACTGGCTGCGTCATAGTGAGACCGCTGCTTATACGAATCGAAAGAAAAGTTTTTCGTCCTCAAACATCATTATGATTCCACAAAGGCATTATttgggtcctcgctacgactagtcgtagaggaacctattgtatttcaagcaattattattattctcatcaAACTGCAGGCCTTTtaggggcctttatcatattcttaacgttgttaaatttggcatggatatctggactgttaaaaaattaaataatttttgggtctcacatttgggtatgaagaaatgtctctatagcgccctctagagattttaaaaagaccacacCAGGCCAGTTTCCCCTCcaatgtccgatcaacttgaaagttggcacacaggtgctatTCGACATGCTCTATAGggacatttttggcaatttctccttaACGCTGAGGTTGGTTCTCACGAAACCTTCAGTGGATCATTaatggttcaatgtgcccttgatatatcagaatgataactcattgttttgatgagatattgGCTAATttactttgcaaggggtgtggcttaatctgacaagatttataacttccaaatgactaggcctgccctcaccaaaattgtagcatgtgtaaacattgaacccctgaacacaccctaattctTTCATAATTTTTcaagattagggggcgctgcatttgaTCAttgaagatgtgcctttttggcatattttcataatttcttacagttataaaaaccgaactcctcccagggattaaacctgattcttcttaaatccacgcagtgtgctcttgagaccttgggctctaaaagttgcattttgccgtaAGAATTATtcaactatgtgcgtagggagcaatttacaaaaaacaccgtttgaaagatttcgaaggaagttgggtcatgtacgGTATttcgagaggcttttattttgggatggtacatcagaatgtcctggttatcaccaagtcacaccatggtgatgtgtactctctgcctgaagtggaatggtcatacAAAGAtagattgtttccttttaaatataatctgaaaatgaccaaatgtagtctggtgattgggAGTAttgtattttgagaggcttttcgAATGGTACATctgaatgtcctggttatcaccaagtcacaccatctgtctgtccctctgttccCAGCAGGAAGACCTAACCTTACATCTCCTATCTCCCATGTTTGTCAGATACTCACCTCTCCTGGGAGAGGGTGATTGAAGAAAAAGAtgtgaagaaaaacagattCTTAGGCGGTGCAGAAGAGGAAACGAGATAAAAATaggaagggagagacagagacaaaggaagTGAAGAACAAACAAGATTAGGATTATAGTAGGAGATCATTCTAATTCAGGGGCCTTAGTGTCAAGACTCAATTAAAGCTCTTTGATCCAAAAGAGATTGAGTGAGActgtttgtgtgtacgtgtctgAAAAGTTAAAATATCACAGTTCCTCTGTTACAGTTTAACGTGCAAAGtataaatgcacaaaaaaaaggaaacacccaGACAACATCCCTGCTATCTTTAAATCCACAGTAAGTATTCTCCCTTGCGAGTCCCACTCATCCTCAACGAGAATCCTTTCCCCCGTTGGTCAGCTTTCTTAAAACAAGCTGTTCTCAGTCTGATGATACTCCTTAAAACCAACAGGGGGCAACGTGACCACGTTCAAAATCATCTTACTCCAGGGACTGTGGGACCGGATTTAAAAGGTCTTTGGAAGGCATCACACCCAAGGTGTCCAACACGTCAGACATGGTGGCTTGATGATGGGATTGTAACATGTTGGGCCCTTAAACAGaaaaactgtttttatcaatttttaaagctgtttttttgtggttcctTTCATCTTGACCGGGTCTCCCGtgtcccccctgtccccccaccagggccggctctagccattggctgccctaggcgatactaaaATTTCGCCCCCCCTCGACCTAGGCCCACTTTGAACCATCaccttttaaaagttaaataagaaTATTGATAACAACACTACTTGTGTAAGGATGTTATTATTTGATTGATTGTTTACAGcttgttttaactttttgtCTCAACTTATTAACTTGAATTGACTTTGACTCAAACactgtctttgtattttggtAGTCGATTTTCCATATATGCTCTGATTTTTGAAGGCTGGTTGTTCCTTCTCTTTAAAGTCATTTTAGAATTCactcacatatatataaatatatatgtacatacatgtgtatatatgttaCACTTGGATTTTTTCTTAAGAGAAATGATTGTTTGTCCTTTACTGacttaagtagacttttgaaagatttaTTACAATTTTTCAGAGACCACAACGAGTGGTTTACGGCAAACACGAGCCTTTTTCAAGGCGTCTTTGTGAAGATACCATCACTTTTTAAAGACGACACAAGCATTTTTCACTATGAACAGCGGAAATGACCAGAGAGCTGGAGCTCGCCCCTCACTCCTCGGACTTCCTCCGACTGGAAACAATGTGAATATTGCACTTTCTCGTGCCAACAATGAAgtacaacataatataggactaatatcatatacCATAATATATGGCTAATCATATAATATAGGAATAATATCATagaacataatataggactaacaGACATAGTATCATACTTCATAGTTATAATTTCATATAACATAACATCATATAACTAATATAGCAGACACCTTTGGGATGTGTACTACAACGCTGAAGTGGAATTACTCTAACTATTTTTAGTTACCTTTTATTTAACCTGAAATAGACCAAAagtcttgtgaaagattttgaaggaaaccaaTGAGCtcatttatggtattttgagaggctttcatttttaatggtaaatcagaatgtcctggttatatgttgacagaaAATGCCTAAGGCCATGAAAATGTTggagataaagtttgcaaagcggaaTTCCTGGTGTTcatccacacggttaacgaccactgacttgcgaacacTTCGTCCTCAGtcgcaaggagtagcgaggacctgTCCAATGTCCTTTAAtctgtttttctattttcaggTGGTTTGTAGGAGTTCGCGGTGAAGGCGAGAACAGAAATCCTGATTCGCTGCAGTTTCGCTATTTGGGCAAAGATAAACTTTCCAAATTCAGTGTAATACTATTTTAAGCACTATTATTTTAAGCCTTTAACACTTGACATGACTTTTCAAAAAGGAGATCCACACATTGCTTCAGCTACATGTTAGTCTTTCTTCTCTAAATGACTTATCTGTGGTGAAAATGTTTAAGTGTAATTGTGGAAGTGTTCAGATCTTTTACTTAAAAGTTTTAATACAATTTGAGTGCTGCCATATAACATGTCTCCAAGGAAACTAGGCATCACATTATACCATAAGTTCCAATAGAAGTACTCAATATGGAAAAAGACTACAAAATATATAACTGATCGAATAATTGATGCATTTTTATGATTATGAATGTAATGTTTCAGCTCAGAGTAAAAAGCACAATATCTACCTCAGAAATGTAGTGGAGTCTGGAGAGTATGTATAACAAATAAACTACTTGAGTAAATGTTACTTTCCCCCACGATTTAAGAGCAATGTGGTAAAAATAGATGGTGACATACTTTTGAATGTTGTTTGCTTTGATACATAAATGACTGGTAAATAACGACTGAGTGTTTTGGGTTATTTTGCAACTGTTTTTAAAGGAAGTGACACCCAATCACAAGTGAGTATGTAAACTGAGGAAAGTGAATCAAACAAATCTTTGTAACAAAAGTACCATGTAATATCACAATTTCCCTTTAATGGCAAGTTATTTTCATCTTGTAGAAAATAAAGAGTAAAAACAATTTGATAGTAAGACTTGATATAACAGAACAGGTTACAACCttgttttataaatgaaaaGCTACTTGGTTGATTGTTTGCCAAGAAATAAACTACGTATGTAATGATTACGCTTGTTCAAGCAACAATTTGTAAACCAAGCATGACTTGATGGAGAGTTCTTAGTTAAACGCTGGAAAAAACGTTTTACACCTTACTTGGTTTCAACATCCATCCAGAGGAGATGAGCTGGTTTCAGAAACGTAAAATATTTGTCTAAATACAGCATATTCCCCCCAATGTCTTTCAACAAGTCCAAATACTCCACAAAGtgtggtttaaaaaatgttaatggCTTGTCATAATACATTCAGGATTTGATCccaagtaaaatgtatttttaatacatCAACAGTATAGAACAGAAGCTGGACTCTTAAATACAATTAAGTTAAATATCTGTTTGTACTTGAATAATTCATAAAGGACCTCTTATGAAAATAACATACTCGCTGTTGAGTGTTTTCATTtgcaatgtttttgtctttctggTGTGCTCCAGAAGATTCAGTTTGTGGTCTTCTTGGGGGTTTTGCCAAATTTAGCATCAAATCCGAGCCCTGaaaggcaaaaagaaaagatgtgaTTAAGGAGCAAAGAAAAGAATCAGCAGcttaacaaaaaatacaaacgaaaagacaaattcaaagaatacaaataaaacaggcTGAGCACAGCTGCCTCTTTTCCATCTATTTTGGCATTATATTCACAGACCCCTTCAATTATACTCTCAATGCGTAATTTACCACTGGACCAAAAGGCTACAGTTCACGGCTTCAACTGTGTTCTGTCGAGCCTCTGATTGTGTTATAGACGGTCATGGACATTAAAGCAATCCACGACACTAATGAGAAAGCTGCAGGGTGAAGTAGCACGTGATAGAGTGACAACAAACCCAAAGAGGGCGACGAGACAGTTTAACGAGAATTTACGCTCACCGAGGAACACGAGGATGGTGCCAAACCACTGCATTGTGCTCATGACGTTGCCAAAGAGGATCACCGAGCCGAGGATGGTGAAGAACTTCCTTGTGGTGGTGACGATGGAGCAAGTCAGAGGTCCAAAGTACACCACCGTCATGAAGATGAAGGTCTGGTAaggaagtgtaaaaaaaagaaaaaaaccccacttatttacaaatattatttgGGGCACTTATTTCAAAACTATGATCAATGCTACAACAACTTCAACTTTCCTCTCATACAAGGATCCACCCACCTGGCCTAAAGCACTGGTCAGTCCAAACAGAACAATATTATAGATGATGCTGGGGTGGCGTTCTGTAAAACTTAGGAACTCCCATATTTCGCCTGTCGACAAAACCGCTGAGAGCAAAAAGGATAAAAGTGTCAATAGGaaattaaaatgatgtaatCTATAACAACTCGCTGATTGACCAGAACGTGTCAAAAAGTCAGACCATCGTGTCCTTTGTGCGGCTATACGGCACCACCAAGTGgtgaaaaacagtaaaacagagcgtgtgtgtgtgtgtgtgggggggggggggtccggcttGGCAATAGCCGAGGTACAAGAACACTGTCGTATCTCGGGAAAAAACAGGAGAGAAGGACTCGTACTGAGAGATAGCCGACACTGCCGATTAGTCTAGTAGGAATGATAAGCGTCTCCCAGTCCTCATCCTGGTGTTGACCTTGTGATCTTTATCTATCTTTCCATTAGTGCCTCACCTTGGAAAACCTCTCATTATGTTGTATTTATTCCAAGTGTCTCACTCTTCAGTTTTATAGAGCAATCTTCTCACATAATTGAAGGCTTTGAGGTGCAGAATTCCCAATTTATGCAGAGAACACTAAACTCTTCGCATTGACGAGTTTCTGATCCTCtgcaaagtttattttttaaagagccTCTAACGTGGCTATTTGGGGTTTTGGTCGGAATAATTTTACTGACTTGGATTGCCACTAAATATTGTCAAAGTGATATGACATACAGTATAGCTGCTGTTTAATAATTAGGCAGTAATTTTGGACATTAGTGTGGACTGAAACACTCCTTGCTCATATCCTTGGGCTTCACACCACACATTGGGTTCGAGAAAAGAAAGAGTTTGGAAAGAATGCGTGTTGGACTCACCGAACCCCAGCACCAGAGTGGACCACAAGTTGATGTTCAGCATCATGTGGTTGGCACTGGTCTGGAAGCGCGCCCTCATGTGGTCCTGAGCCACACCGGTCAACCCATCCAATGTCAGAGACACCAGCTGCGacacagataaaaacacacccCCAAGCTATGAGACATAGAAGTGTCTCAGAGGGGTTGCAGCAGAGGCGTAGAGTGATCTGCAACGTGTCACAATAACTGGAGCATGGGGAGAGATGGATGGAAcataaaagctgttttttaactCACCAACAGAATCTCTCCAAACCCAAAAACATGGTCATCTGCAACAGCTGAGCTCTTGTTGGGTTTATAGAGGAACAGCGCTACACCGCTCACAATAAGCAGCACACACAGATACTTAGCCAGCGGGTACTTCTTCCTCAGTATTGTCACACCGAGGATCATcactgcaacaacacaacaacagcatGATAGACGATTTTTTTTAAGCCATGGGTACCAGGGAGAGATTTCTTGGGGTGAGGTAAAGCTGAACTGGGTGCAGGCCTTCAAGTCTGAGAGGGCAAAATCTGGATTGTGAAATATTTGCCACACTTTAAGTGTGTGTCTATATTCATGGAGCAAGAGATGACCCCGCTTTGAGTGAGATACAACAATAATGTTGTGAAGTTTAGAAATATTTCGGAATATCTCCCGTTTGCAAACACTCATGGAAATATGCCTGTTATGAACTGGCAGCTTCTGAGGAAGTCAAGTTTGAGTTTTTCCCAATTCAGATTTTTTAGCATATAgtgaaaaaagaacaataatatAAGAACATGGCATTATACGTTACCAGCTGCAAGGAATTACTTGTACTATAATAACAGaatttctgtttaaaaaaaaaaatctattgtaTGTGACAGTGAGGAAACCAAGTGATATGAAGGCTAAGAGCAGAAAGCTAAATGTCAGATGTACCTGGTATGGGCTTGCAGGATTTACCCAACACCTAGAAGAGATAAACCATAGGTTCAGGATACAACAGCAGCAAGTAGTAATACATTGGAAATAACCATATAATCCCAGTATTGTTGATGATTGGGCAGACTCACCTGTGTGGGGTAGTTGATATACTGAAGGGCCGAGTTACTGGACACCATGGCTCCAAGATAAGAGAGGGAGCACAGCCCATAGAGCCAGCTCTTGGTCAGATCCGGCTTGGAGCCCTCAAAAAAAATGATCACTGATGATAAAGAGGAAGATTTGGATTCAGAACTAAATCTCAGAGGTTTACATATGTATCTTCATtcgattttgtgtgttttctgtacaGCACATACTCACAGATCTTTGCAAACAGAGCACTGAAAATGCACTGGATGAAGACCAATGTCCGGGCAAACCTAAACTTCTCCTTTTGGTCTCCCTGACCATAATCACCTCGAGTGCTGCAGGAGTCAAGGAGACAACACTGAGTGCAAAAAGATCCCCGACCATCTGAAAGTGAGACTCAAGTGTAGAGACTAAAAGAGTTGAGCTTTCATGAGTCTACAAGGTAAAACAAACGCTCCAATGCCGAAATGACTACTGACAAACAATCATTACCCGCAACGTTTGCTTGCTTTTTGGGCAACAGGGGTCACTATTTTTAGGGACCCTACTAATAGTCACTATTAAAAGTGATCCTATTGCCCATAAAATTAGGTTTGTAAAGGGCTGGGGTGCAAAAAACAGGTGCGAGTCATCATTTTGTAACCCGATATAATCATTATGCACTTATGTGACTCAGTCAACGACACACCATCTGTGTCACTTACCTTTGAGGAGTAATTGATTACGGCACTTTGTGACGACTGAACATCGCATACAGAGAAGGCACCAGCATTTGCCGCGCTATGCCGTACACTGTATTTGGCAGTGTAATAAAGTATAATTAACGTTAGAAAACGTTTAACGTGACGATTTCTGAAGGTGGTTCTGTACAGGTCGAAATGTGCCTTGCTCACTGCGGCTCGTTTACTTACATTGTCTCTTGTAGTATCCCGTAGTAAAAGTAACACACGAAGACTCCGAGGAAGCAGACGATGAACCGTACGCGCATATTGTCCCATATCGAGGCGGACCTCCCGGCTCCCCTCGCGGCAGCCATGCTGTCCTCCGCCCGCCCGGGTATGTTAACAGAGACCGCTCCGCTCCCCGCGCCCCTCACCACGACGTCCCGCTCCACTATAGCCGAAATGGCGAGACGGGAAAAGATGCTCGAGTTGGCAgcgtggttgttgttgttgttgttgttgtttccgcGGCGGGTGACGTCGAAGCTTGTGCCGACTGCGCTTCGTCTTGTTGTGCACCTCAACGGTCTCGCTAACGGCACCTTGACTTGTCCACAGCTGCAGTCCGGTATCGTAGCATTGATGTACCCTAATTACttctgaataaaaataaaaatgaactagaAGTGTCCCATTCCCACCGGGCTTCCCGTAACGGAGGTGTCAGCAGGGTAAAGCTTCTTAAAGCGTTTCATTGAGAAATGAAAGCCTATAATAAGGGGGAAAGGGGAAAAGCGGTCGCGTCAGGGATATGGACTTTATGGAAGGACCTCAGTGGTGTCCACAGCTGTGCCTGAACAATTACACTGTTGGtttaacaaaatacatttaaagcgGGGGAGAGAGACGATAATGACATAGTTCCAACCAGATcgaacaggaaaaaaacaaaaacatttttattaaaaataaaaaaataattaatacaaGTTCTGAAAAATGACAGCGCACATTATACAGGCCATGTAAATGCACTACTGGATTATATTTATTGGTGCATTATTGTGTAATGTTGTGGCTGGTAAATACGGAGCTCCTTTGATTATTTTATGTATTCCATCTGGTGGGCATCCTGTGAATTGTTCCCCTGGCCATTACGTTATTCTGATTATTACACACCAGGCAATTCTTCACATAAGTGTTACCACAACTTTGTACTTGCATTTATTAGTTGGCTAAATCTACTTTgttacatttcacatttcaccgGTGCATAATGTTGTTCTTGTTTAGTAATTACCTTATACTGACTGTGTTTTGTCGTGTGGCAGTTGCGAAGTCAGCTATTACAAAAATATAAGGTCCTTTTCTTGAAAACGTCGCATGCCTTTTTGTCGTCCTAGGATGTGGATTCAATTAATTGGTTCATGTAGGGCAACAGCGATAATTCTTCCTCTCCTCGACCAATCACGATGAGGATTTTGGTTTAAAGGGGGGAgcttcgtttaaaaaaaatgcaaatccaCGTGTCAAACGCGAGCAATAACAACCCCCACCGTAGTtacaaaaaaagtataaaaaggtATTTGCATGCCAAAAAACGTGGTTATATTTGTTAATCTTTTAGAGGAAATACCCGTCCTTAGCATTAATGCCGACCAAGACAGTGTTTCATCCATTTAGTTCAAACGAGGGGAATCCACCGCTTTCATATTCCAAAgaaatatttacataaaagaGGCTCAGATTGGACAAAAGACACCCATGGCCCactcaaatttgaaaaaaagttggtCAAAATTGCCTTTGTTTGGTTTGAATATTGCTCGCTGATTGTGAGTAAAGCTACTAAAACTTGAGCCTGAATCGCATATTGTTAGCTTTATCTAAATAAacaagttttttgttgttgttgagtgaatacaaAAACAGAACTACCAGCCTCCTAACaaagatacaaatatatatttatacatcttgCTTGAATTACATCTGTAGAAAAGCAGGCCATAATTGAACTCTAGGCCAAAAATAAACCTATTGAACAAAACAATTTCTGAAATTTAAGGAACAAACCCATAAACTACTCAAATAAAGCGTAAaatcaaaccaaacaaatctttgtTTGACTAATAATAGAAGTGCTTGGATCTTTGACTCTGAATACACTTATTTGGACATTAAGAAGAAAACATCACTAGCAGATGGCAGTCTCTGTTTGGACCGCTGACACATaactaaaacagaaaataataagtTTTAACAGCATCAAAACTCAATCAGCTGTAAAAC
This window encodes:
- the slc35b1 gene encoding solute carrier family 35 member B1, yielding MAAARGAGRSASIWDNMRVRFIVCFLGVFVCYFYYGILQETITRGDYGQGDQKEKFRFARTLVFIQCIFSALFAKILIIFFEGSKPDLTKSWLYGLCSLSYLGAMVSSNSALQYINYPTQVLGKSCKPIPVMILGVTILRKKYPLAKYLCVLLIVSGVALFLYKPNKSSAVADDHVFGFGEILLLVSLTLDGLTGVAQDHMRARFQTSANHMMLNINLWSTLVLGFAVLSTGEIWEFLSFTERHPSIIYNIVLFGLTSALGQTFIFMTVVYFGPLTCSIVTTTRKFFTILGSVILFGNVMSTMQWFGTILVFLGLGFDAKFGKTPKKTTN
- the ndufa4a gene encoding cytochrome c oxidase subunit NDUFA4L, whose protein sequence is MLAVMRRQLKSHPALIPLFFFIGGGAAMSMMYLARLAIRNPDVSWDRKNNPEPWNKMAPTDQYKFYAINLDYSKLKKEGPDF